The region TTGGGATTTGATCAGGCTCCTGTGACACGGCTTCCCCAAGTGGCCCTGTTTTCAACGGGCAATGAACTGAAAACTTTGGGATCTGTGTTGGAACCTGGCCAAATTTATGATTCCAACGGCCCCACCTTAAGTCTGGCTCTCCAGGAGCTGGGCATGGAAGCCACGCTGCTTCCAACGCCGAAAGATACATTGCAAGATTTGCTGGATAAGTTTCAAAAAGCTTCCGCATCCGATGTGATTTTGAGTATGGGCGCCGTTTCCGCAGGCGATTTTGACCTTGTTCCCCAAGCCCTCGAAAAATTGGGAGCAAAGATCCTGTTTCATAAATTGGCCATTAAGCCAGGTAAGCCCCTGCTTTTTGCCAGGTGGGAACATCGTTTCATTTTTTGTCTGCCCGGCAATCCTGTTTCTGCATTGATTGTCTTCGACCGTTTTGTGCGTCCTGCCTTGCTCAAGATGATGGGGGCTTCAAATCTATTTCGCAGGCGATATACAGCAACAGTTTCTCAAGAAATAAAAGCGACCCAAGGGAAAGAAGATTATTTGAGAGCTGATGTGGAATGGAAGAACGGCAGTTTTATCACAAAACTGGCGGGGAGCCAGGGTTCGGCGCATCTTGTCCCGTTGGCAAAGTCCAATGCTTTACTCGTCATTCCTGAATCACAGACGCAAGTGATGGAAGGGGAACAGGTTGAATTTGAATTTTGGGAGGATATGCCATGAAAATTAATCTTAAATATTTTTCCATCTATCTGGATCGATTTCAAAAAGAGGAAACAAAAGATTATCCTGATGCTTTATCTGTCAGAGAGATATTTTTTTCCCATTTCCAGAGTAAAGAAGAGGCCGAGAAATTTTTGAAATTCACCCGCTTTGCCGTGAATGCGGAATATGTTCCCGTGGAGACTGTTTTAAAAAACGGAGATGAACTGGTTTTCATCCCCCCCGTAAGTGGAGGTTAAAATGATGATACGGATAACAAATGAAATCATCCCAATAGATGCAGTCTTGGCTTCCACCCAAGATGAAGGTGCTGGCGGACATGTCCATTTCATCGGCACGATTCGGCAAGAAGATGCCATCGAGGGAATCGAATACCAAACTTATCTTCCCTTGGCGCAAAAGCAGATGGAAAGCGTTGCCAAGGAAGCAAAAAAAAAATGGTCCTTAAAAAAGGTGTCGGTGGTACACCGTGTTGGGTGGGTTCCCGTGGGTGATGCGGCTGTTGTCATTGCGGTTTCGGGTGTTCATCGCAAAGAAGCGTTTGCAGCCTGCGAGTTTATGATCAATCGAATCAAGGAAATCGTTCCAATCTGGAAAGAGGGAGGTGTAAAATGTTGCCACCATCATTAGGCATTGCGCTTCTCTGTGGAGGCCGATCGAGTCGTTTTGGTTCCAACAAGGCTTTGGCTCTTGTTGACGATTCCACAATGATCGAGCGGATTGTAAAACAGGCGCAAAAACTTGTTCCCAACATAATCCTGGTTACCAATACGCCTGAAGAATATGCCTTTTTGAATTTGCCTTATCTGACCGACTCGAGACCCTATGCCGGGCCTCTTGCCGCATTACTCACGGCATTTGAAAAAACTCCCTATGAAAGAATTATCCTGATGGCGTGTGACATGCCAGGGTTGAACCAGGAATTAATCCAGACCTTGTTGCAACAGACTCCAAAAGCCGATGCCTGCGTCATGCAAGATGCCGCTGGCCCCCAATATCTTTTTGCCAGTTACTCCCGTCGACTTTTGAAACCGCTCGGTGAATTTTTTACGCAGGGAGGAGAGTCGTTCAGGGAATTTTTCAAACTTCACCCTTCCTGTTTGCATTTGATCGATTCTAAAAAAAACATTCCGAATGTAAATACTCGAAGAGATTTGGAGGAATTTCAATGCTCTGTGATTTAAAAAACAGGCACGTGAGCTATTTGCGATTGTCGGTCACTGACTTGTGCAATTTGCGTTGCCGCTATTGCATGCCGATCGAAGGAGTCCCTCGTTTTGGCAAGGCCAATATCTTGAGTTTTGAGGAAATCACCCGATTAGTCGGTGTTTTATCGGGGTTGGGCATTCGTCGAGTGCGTTTGACTGGTGGGGAACCCCTGATTCGAAAAGACTTACCTTTGTTGGTGGAAAAAATTCGCTCTATTCCAGGAATAGAGGAAGTGCTTTTGACAACCAATGGTCTCTTATTGAAGGACCAGGCCGCCGATTTAAAATCAGCGGGACTTAGCCGTATTAATGTTCATCTCGATACGCTTTCTGCAGAAAAATTTCTTCAGATTGCCCGTTGGGGCAAAATTGACCAAGTGTTCGAGGGCATTCAGGCCGCTAAAGAATCCGGTTTTGATTCCATGAAACTCAACATGGTTTTGCAGAAGGGAATCAACGAGGATGAAGTGCCAGATATGCTCCGCTTTGCCGCTTCCCAAAATATGATTCTTCGGATCATTGAACTTATGCCTATTGGTGAGGTACTCAAACAAGAAAATCGTTTCATATCCGTGAGTCAAGTTCGAGAAAAATTAAAGCAGGAATTTACCTTGCTCTCTTCACTTTCCAAATGGGGACAAGGGCCAGCGCTGTATCAGCATGTTTCTGAACTCAAGACGGACATTGGTTTTATCAGCCCCATCAGTCAACCTTTTTGTGATACCTGTAACCGGATCCGGATTTCCAGTGATGGACGCTTGCAGGATTGCCTGGCTTATGACGGCGATGTGTCTCTGCGTGACCATCTGCGCGATTCGCATAAGAGCGATGATGAAATTTCCTCAATCATTTGCGGGCGGATTTATTCCAAAGCAGAGGGGCACGGCGGATTTTTGCAAAAAGAGGGAGAAAGAACTCCCTGCATGTATGGGATTGGAGGATGAAAGTGCACCGTCGGGCTTTGCCCGTGGTGTACGCGGGGTTTGGGGCCATCGGAGGCCGACACCAAATATTAATGATTCGTATAGACACATTGGAGGCCGGACGGGGCCCCAACTAAAAATGATCGATATTTCGGCAAAAATAGAAACCTTGCGCACGGCCATTGCAGAAACTTCTGTTCTTGCAAAACGGGAGACGCTGGAGCGTGCCCTAAAGGGCGATACTCCCAAAGGGGAAGTTTTACCTGTGGCCCGTGCGGCTGCGGTGATGGCGGCCAAGAAGACACCGGATTTAATTCCCTATTGTCATCCCCTGGCCATTGATTCCGTGAAGGTGGATTTTGAATTGAAGGAAAATGCCCTGTTGATTCGGGTGGAGGTAAAAGCCATCGGGCGTACGGGCGTTGAAATGGAAGCCCTGACGGCGGCCTCCATGGCGGCACTGAATGTTTACGACATGCTCAAGGGAATTGACAAGGAAGTGGTCATCGGAAATTTGAGTCTGATTGAAAAACACGGCGGCAAAAGTGATTTTCAGGAGAAAACATCACAACCTTACCGGGTTGCCGTTCTTGTCTCGTCCGACAGCGTGTTTGCAGGAAAGAAAACAGACAAGTCCGGAAAAATAATCGTGGATCAAATGAAAAAATTTCCTGTGGAAGTCTTGCATTACGAAATTGTCCCCGATGATCCTCTGGCGATACAAGAAAAAATTCTTTCTTGGTGTGAAGAAGGGATCCAACTTGTTTTAACAACGGGCGGAACAGGCTTGGGACCCAGGGATATCACAGTGGAAACGATCAGAAAAATAATCGATCGGGAAATTCCAGGTATTGCCGAAGCCATGCGTGCTTTTGGTCAGCGACGCACGCCCTATGCCATGCTTTCTCGGGGCATTGTTGGGCTTAAGGGGAATACATTGATAATCACCTTGCCCGGCTCTTCACGCGGAGTGGAAGAAAGTTTGGCTGCGATTTTTCCCAACGTATTGCACCTTTTCCCGATGGTCAAAGGAAGGGGGCATTAAAATGGAACCACACTTCTATTCCCTGATCCTTCTCTTCTTTCTTGCTGCCGCCATTTATTCTTCTGCCGGTTTGGGCGGCGGGTCAGCCTATCTTGCACTTCTGGCCCTTTTTGGCTTTCCATATACCGATATTCCCTTGTTCGCGCTGGGCTGTAATATCTTGGTGGTCAGTAGCGGACTTTGGCATTATTGCAGG is a window of Deltaproteobacteria bacterium GWA2_45_12 DNA encoding:
- a CDS encoding cyclic pyranopterin phosphate synthase MoaA: MLCDLKNRHVSYLRLSVTDLCNLRCRYCMPIEGVPRFGKANILSFEEITRLVGVLSGLGIRRVRLTGGEPLIRKDLPLLVEKIRSIPGIEEVLLTTNGLLLKDQAADLKSAGLSRINVHLDTLSAEKFLQIARWGKIDQVFEGIQAAKESGFDSMKLNMVLQKGINEDEVPDMLRFAASQNMILRIIELMPIGEVLKQENRFISVSQVREKLKQEFTLLSSLSKWGQGPALYQHVSELKTDIGFISPISQPFCDTCNRIRISSDGRLQDCLAYDGDVSLRDHLRDSHKSDDEISSIICGRIYSKAEGHGGFLQKEGERTPCMYGIGG
- a CDS encoding bifunctional molybdenum cofactor biosynthesis protein MoaC/MoaB, producing MIDISAKIETLRTAIAETSVLAKRETLERALKGDTPKGEVLPVARAAAVMAAKKTPDLIPYCHPLAIDSVKVDFELKENALLIRVEVKAIGRTGVEMEALTAASMAALNVYDMLKGIDKEVVIGNLSLIEKHGGKSDFQEKTSQPYRVAVLVSSDSVFAGKKTDKSGKIIVDQMKKFPVEVLHYEIVPDDPLAIQEKILSWCEEGIQLVLTTGGTGLGPRDITVETIRKIIDREIPGIAEAMRAFGQRRTPYAMLSRGIVGLKGNTLIITLPGSSRGVEESLAAIFPNVLHLFPMVKGRGH